From Mobula hypostoma chromosome 8, sMobHyp1.1, whole genome shotgun sequence, the proteins below share one genomic window:
- the LOC134350068 gene encoding membrane progestin receptor alpha-B-like, translated as MTTVVMEQIGRLFINIQQIRQIPSLVEQSIPSLPCTVKDWEVPRIFREPYIHSGYRPVEQSWRYYLFTLFLRHNESINVWSHLFAALIILLKLQEFSRTVDFWSDRHALPLLILLLSAFCYLTCSSLAHLLHARSELAHYSFFFVDYIGVAVYQYGSALVHYYYSIEEEWYHVIKMFYLPMATLLAWMSCLGSCYAKSNAKLLHPWSRKLYQIVPAGLAYMLDISPVVHRIYSCYSSNCTDTAIWYHQCQIICFLASAHFFSCPHPEKWLPGKCDIFLQGHQIFHAFMVLCTLAQLEAIHLDYKHRQHFYQTWHSDSTCSVLLCLAVIVSSSVVTAVYMRHLIKIKLGLKEK; from the coding sequence ATGACGACCGTGGTGATGGAACAGATTGGTAGACTCTTCATCAATATCCAGCAGATCCGTCAGATCCCAAGCCTGGTGGAGCAGTCCATTCCCAGCCTGCCGTGCACCGTGAAGGATTGGGAGGTGCCGCGGATATTCCGGGAGCCGTACATCCACTCTGGCTACAGACCGGTGGAGCAGAGCTGGCGATACTACCTGTTCACCTTGTTCCTGCGGCACAACGAGTCCATCAATGTCTGGTCCCACCTCTTCGCTGCGCTGATCATCCTCCTGAAGCTGCAGGAGTTCTCCCGGACGGTGGACTTCTGGTCGGACCGGCACGCGTTGCCACTGCTGATCCTCCTCCTCTCTGCCTtctgctacctgacctgcagcTCCCTTGCCCACCTCCTGCATGCCCGTTCGGAGCTCGCCCATTATTCCTTTTTCTTTGTGGACTACATCGGTGTGGCGGTCTATCAGTATGGGAGTGCTTTGGTCCACTATTACTACTCCATTGAAGAGGAGTGGTACCACGTCATCAAAATGTTCTACCTCCCCATGGCCACCTTGTTGGCTTGGATGTCCTGTTTAGGATCCTGCTATGCAAAATCTAATGCCAAGTTGCTGCACCCTTGGTCACGCAAACTCTACCAGATAGTCCCAGCCGGGCTGGCCTACATGTTGGACATCAGCCCTGTGGTGCATCGGATATATAGCTGCTACTCGTCGAATTGCACTGACACTGCCATTTGGTACCACCAATGCCAGATCATCTGCTTCCTCGCAAGTGCTCACTTCTTCTCGTGTCCTCACCCAGAGAAGTGGCTCCCCGGAAAATGCGACATCTTCCTGCAGGGGCATCAGATTTTCCATGCCTTTATGGTCCTCTGCACCCTGGCCCAATTGGAAGCTATCCATCTGGATTACAAACACCGGCAGCATTTCTATCAGACGTGGCATAGCGACTCCACCTGCTCTGTGCTGCTCTGTCTCGCAGTGATCGTTTCCTCCAGCGTTGTCACTGCCGTTTACATGAGGCACCTCATCAAAATCAAACTCGGCCTCAAGGAGAAGTGA